In one Lycium barbarum isolate Lr01 chromosome 7, ASM1917538v2, whole genome shotgun sequence genomic region, the following are encoded:
- the LOC132604633 gene encoding probable CoA ligase CCL12 isoform X1, producing MGKKSISEVGLDDLVRAGLGEEEAKWLMGEVKAAIAKVGLDGKDVWREITAARKLLKPTHPHGLHQLLYYSVYHNYDNGPPLYWFPSLKESRRTNLGRIMETHCPKLLGVSYKDPISSFKEFQRFSVQHPEIYWSIVLKELPIHFLETPRCILDTSDKSKHGGNWLPGSVLNIAESCVRSSDYCNRQDDSVAIVWRAEGNDDKEVNCITLKQLREQVMMVANALDNMFSKGDAIAIDMPMTATSVVIYLAIVLAGFVVVSIADSFAAQEIAVRLRVSNAKAVFTQDSIVRGGRRFPLYSRVKEAAPLKAIVIPAIGEDLQVQLRNQDLSWKDFLASVNHLPRPNYYFPVYLSIDSVTNILFSSGTTGDPKAIPWTHLSPIRCASDSWTHLDIQAGDVFCYPTNLGWVMGPVLIYSCFLAGATLALYHGSPLDHGFGKFVQNAGVTVLGTVPSLVKTWKSTGCMEGLDWTKIRTFASTGEASNVDDDLWLSSRVYYKPIIECCGGTELASSYIMGNLLQPQAFGAFSSATMSTGFVILDEDGRPYPDDQACVGEVGLFPTSMGASDRLLNVDHEKVYFKGMPIYKDMQLRRHGDILKRTVGGYIVVHGRADDTMNLGGIKTSSIEIERVCDRADESVLETAAVSAAPPNGGPEQLAIFVVLKEGIIISSDTLKKRFSRAIQSNLNPLFKVSSVKIVPMFPRTASNKLLRRVLRDQWKQDLQRQSKL from the exons ATGGGAAAGAAGAGCATAagtgaagttgggttggatgatTTAGTAAGAGCAGGATTAGGAGAGGAGGAAGCAAAATGGTTGATGGGAGAGGTGAAAGCAGCAATAGCTAAAGTGGGTTTGGATGGAAAGGATGTATGGCGTGAGATCACTGCAGCTCGGAAATTGCTGAAACCAACACACCCACATGGCCTGCATCAGCTGCTTTACTACTCTGTTTACCATAACTATGATAATGGACCTCCTCTCTATTGGTTCCCTTCTCt GAAAGAATCTCGACGCACAAATTTGGGCCGCATAATGGAAACTCATTGTCCGAAGCTTTTAGGAGTATCATACAAGGATCCGATCTCAAGTTTTAAAGAATTTCAGAGGTTTTCTGTTCAGCATCCTGAG atttacTGGTCAATTGTATTAAAGGAACTTCCAATTCACTTTTTGGAAACCCCTAGATGCATACTGGATACATCTGACAAATCAAAACATGGAGGAAACTGGCTTCCTGGTTCAGTTCTGAATATAGCCGAGAGTTGTGTGCGTTCGAGCGATTACTGTAACAGGCAGGATGATAGTGTGGCCATTGTATGGAGGGCAGAAGGGAATGATGATAAAGAAGTTAATTGCATCACATTGAAACAGCTGAGAGAACAAGTAAT GATGGTGGCAAATGCACTAGATAACATGTTCTCAAAGGGAGATGCGATTGCCATTGACATGCCAATGACTGCCACATCAGTTGTTATATACTTGGCCATTGTTCTTGCTGGATTTGTTGTAGTATCAATTGCTGATAGCTTTGCTGCACAGGAAATTGCAGTCCGTTTACGAGTGTCTAATGCTAAGGCTGTATTTACACAG GATTCCATAGTGAGAGGAGGCCGAAGATTCCCCTTGTATAG TCGAGTTAAAGAAGCTGCTCCACTTAAAGCTATTGTAATCCCTGCAATTGGGGAGGATTTACAAGTTCAATTAAGGAACCAGGATCTATCATGGAAGGATTTTCTTGCCAGTGTCAATCATCTTCCCAG GCCAAATTATTATTTTCCAGTTTATCTATCCATAGACTCTGTTACCAACATACTATTTTCATCAGGAACCACCG GAGATCCAAAAGCAATACCTTGGACTCACCTGTCTCCCATCCGATGTGCTTCTGATTCATGGACTCATCTTGATATTCAAGCTGGAGATGTTTTTTGCTATCCCACAAACTTGGGATGGGTGATGGGACCCGTTCTAATCTACTCCTGCTTTCTAGCTGGTGCAACTCTAGCTCTCTATCACGGATCTCCTCTAGACCATGGTTTTGGGAAATTTGTGCAG AATGCAGGAGTTACTGTCTTGGGGACTGTTCCTAGCTTAGTGAAGACTTGGAAAAGTACTGGGTGTATGGAAGGCCTCGATTGGACAAAGATAAG GACGTTTGCTAGTACTGGAGAAGCCTCTAATGTTGATGATGACCTTTGGCTTTCTTCAAGGGTGTACTATAAACCCATTATTGAATGCTGTGGAGGCACAGAGCTAGCGTCATCTTACATTATGGGAAATCTTCTTCAACCACAAGCTTTTGGAGCATTTAGCTCTGCAACAATGTCCACAGGTTTTGTCATCTTAGATGAAGATGGGCGCCCTTAT CCAGATGATCAAGCTTGTGTTGGTGAAGTTGGCTTGTTTCCTACCTCTATGGGAGCTAGTGATAGATTGCTGAATGTTGATCATGAGAAAGTGTACTTCAAGGGAATGCCAATATACAAAGATATG CAACTAAGGAGACATGGTGATATCCTAAAGCGAACTGTTGGAGGTTATATTGTTGTTCATGGCAGAGCCGATGACACCATGAATCTTGGAGGTATAAAG ACAAGTTCGATAGAAATTGAGCGTGTATGTGATCGGGCTGATGAGAGTGTCCTGGAAACTGCTGCAGTCAGTGCTGCCCCGCCAAATGGTGGCCCAGAACAGCTAGCTATATTTGTGGTTCTCAAGGAGGGGATAATTATTTCATCAGACACACTGAAGAAAAGATTCTCAAGAGCCATTCAAAGCAATCTTAATCCTTTATTCAAG GTGAGCTCCGTGAAGATAGTTCCAATGTTCCCTCGAACAGCTTCAAATAAGTTGTTGAGGAGAGTTCTTAGGGACCAGTGGAAGCAAGATCTTCAGAGACAAAGTAAACTTTAG
- the LOC132604631 gene encoding spermidine coumaroyl-CoA acyltransferase-like, with translation MEVTIEETTAIYPSKQPFTEDHVLPLSHLDTDRNMNITFRYLRVYFNHTTQESQLDPYQVLKSSLSAALVHYYQFVGCLRRRTSDNRLELHCQLGNGVPVILSKVDCTLASINYLDDPDYNFAEKLVPDPSEDEALTRPLILQLTRFKCGGWVFGTAVHHAMCDGMGSTLFFHAMAEIAKGGSGMNIEPVWDRSSLLGPRNPPRVEFPVHEVLSLDRNSSPYLESGKATVRECFEVKDEWLDRLKGFLHEQSGSSYTTFEALGAFIWRAKAKASKIPDDETVKYAYLTNIRRKVKPPLPAGYWGNGCVPIYVQLLAKDLIDQPIWKTADAIKKSKNIITDEYVRSFIDFQELHYDEGITSGNRVSAFTDWRHVGHETVDFGWGGPVTVFPLSRHLVGSVDPCFFLPYSSATEGKKDGFKVLVCLQEEAMPVFKEEMEKLEHGLS, from the exons ATGGAAGTAACCATCGAAGAAACCACCGCAATTTACCCCTCTAAGCAGCCTTTCACTGAAGATCATGTCCTTCCTCTCTCCCACCTTGACACTGACCGGAACATGAATATCACTTTCCGATACTTACGTGTCTACTTCAACCACACAACGCAAGAAAGCCAATTAGATCCATATCAAGTTCTCAAATCGTCTCTCTCAGCCGCTCTTGTCCACTACTACCAATTCGTAGGTTGTCTCCGACGTCGTACGTCGGATAATCGTCTAGAACTTCACTGTCAACTAGGAAATGGCGTTCCCGTAATTCTGTCCAAG GTAGATTGTACCCTGGCCTCTATTAACTACCTGGATGATCCAGATTATAATTTTGCTGAGAAGCTGGTACCCGACCCGAGTGAGGACGAGGCATTGACCCGACCCTTGATTCTACAACTAACCCGGTTTAAGTGTGGTGGGTGGGTTTTTGGAACAGCGGTTCACCATGCCATGTGTGATGGAATGGGGTCCACGTTGTTTTTCCATGCTATGGCTGAGATTGCTAAGGGAGGAAGTGGGATGAATATTGAACCGGTGTGGGACCGGTCGAGTTTGCTTGGACCGAGGAATCCACCGCGAGTTGAGTTCCCGGTTCATGAGGTTCTTAGTTTGGACAGGAATTCGTCGCCTTACTTGGAGTCAGGTAAAGCTACTGTCCGAGAGTGCTTTGAGGTGAAGGATGAGTGGCTGGATCGGCTTAAGGGGTTTCTTCATGAGCAGTCTGGTTCAAGCTATACAACTTTTGAAGCTTTGGGAGCTTTCATATGGCGAGCAAA GGCTAAGGCCTCTAAAATCCCAGATGATGAGACAGTGAAGTATGCCTATCTAACCAATATCAGAAGAAAAGTGAAGCCGCCATTGCCAGCAGGCTATTGGGGTAACGGCTGCGTGCCAATATACGTTCAGCTCCTTGCGAAAGACCTCATCGATCAACCAATCTGGAAAACAGCAGACGCGATCAAGAAGAGCAAGAACATCATCACGGATGAGTATGTTCGTTCGTTCATTGATTTCCAGGAGTTGCATTATGATGAAGGGATCACATCAGGGAATAGGGTGAGTGCATTTACAGATTGGAGGCATGTAGGCCACGAGACGGTTGATTTTGGGTGGGGTGGCCCTGTGACTGTCTTCCCTCTGTCTAGGCACTTAGTTGGGAGTGTTGATCCGTGCTTTTTCTTGCCTTATTCTTCTGCTACTGAAGGTAAGAAAGATGGTTTCAAAGTTTTGGTTTGTCTGCAAGAAGAAGCCATGCCTGTTTTCAAGGAAGAGATGGAAAAGTTGGAGCATGGGCTTTCTTGA
- the LOC132604632 gene encoding vesicle transport protein GOT1-like — MMSFEMNDRKKIGLGLTGFGVFFSFLGIVFFFDKGLIAMGNILFISGVALTIGLKSSLQFFMKRSNYKGTISFGVGFFFVVIGWPIVGMILEAYGFVVLFSGFWPTLAVFLQKIPILGWIFQQPFVRSFFDRYRGKRVPV; from the exons ATGATGTCCTTTGAAATGAACGATCGGAAGA AGATTGGGCTAGGACTGACGGGGTTTGGAGTGTTCTTCTCATTCCTGGGGATCGTTTTCTTCTTCGACAAGGGACTAATTGCAATGGGAAAT ATCCTCTTCATCTCAGGGGTGGCTCTAACCATTGGTCTCAAGTCATCACTACAGTTCTTTATGAAACGTAGTAATTACAAG GGAACCATTTCATTTGGTGTTGGCTTTTTCTTTGTCGTCATTGGTTGGCCTATAGTGGGAATGATTCTTGAGGCCTATGGATTTGTCGTACTCTTTAG TGGTTTCTGGCCAACACTTGCAGTTTTCCTGCAAAAGATACCTATTTTAGGTTGGATCTTCCAGCAGCCTTTTGTCAGATCG TTCTTTGACCGCTACCGTGGAAAACGCGTTCCTGTTTAA
- the LOC132604633 gene encoding probable CoA ligase CCL12 isoform X2, protein MVANALDNMFSKGDAIAIDMPMTATSVVIYLAIVLAGFVVVSIADSFAAQEIAVRLRVSNAKAVFTQDSIVRGGRRFPLYSRVKEAAPLKAIVIPAIGEDLQVQLRNQDLSWKDFLASVNHLPRPNYYFPVYLSIDSVTNILFSSGTTGDPKAIPWTHLSPIRCASDSWTHLDIQAGDVFCYPTNLGWVMGPVLIYSCFLAGATLALYHGSPLDHGFGKFVQNAGVTVLGTVPSLVKTWKSTGCMEGLDWTKIRTFASTGEASNVDDDLWLSSRVYYKPIIECCGGTELASSYIMGNLLQPQAFGAFSSATMSTGFVILDEDGRPYPDDQACVGEVGLFPTSMGASDRLLNVDHEKVYFKGMPIYKDMQLRRHGDILKRTVGGYIVVHGRADDTMNLGGIKTSSIEIERVCDRADESVLETAAVSAAPPNGGPEQLAIFVVLKEGIIISSDTLKKRFSRAIQSNLNPLFKVSSVKIVPMFPRTASNKLLRRVLRDQWKQDLQRQSKL, encoded by the exons ATGGTGGCAAATGCACTAGATAACATGTTCTCAAAGGGAGATGCGATTGCCATTGACATGCCAATGACTGCCACATCAGTTGTTATATACTTGGCCATTGTTCTTGCTGGATTTGTTGTAGTATCAATTGCTGATAGCTTTGCTGCACAGGAAATTGCAGTCCGTTTACGAGTGTCTAATGCTAAGGCTGTATTTACACAG GATTCCATAGTGAGAGGAGGCCGAAGATTCCCCTTGTATAG TCGAGTTAAAGAAGCTGCTCCACTTAAAGCTATTGTAATCCCTGCAATTGGGGAGGATTTACAAGTTCAATTAAGGAACCAGGATCTATCATGGAAGGATTTTCTTGCCAGTGTCAATCATCTTCCCAG GCCAAATTATTATTTTCCAGTTTATCTATCCATAGACTCTGTTACCAACATACTATTTTCATCAGGAACCACCG GAGATCCAAAAGCAATACCTTGGACTCACCTGTCTCCCATCCGATGTGCTTCTGATTCATGGACTCATCTTGATATTCAAGCTGGAGATGTTTTTTGCTATCCCACAAACTTGGGATGGGTGATGGGACCCGTTCTAATCTACTCCTGCTTTCTAGCTGGTGCAACTCTAGCTCTCTATCACGGATCTCCTCTAGACCATGGTTTTGGGAAATTTGTGCAG AATGCAGGAGTTACTGTCTTGGGGACTGTTCCTAGCTTAGTGAAGACTTGGAAAAGTACTGGGTGTATGGAAGGCCTCGATTGGACAAAGATAAG GACGTTTGCTAGTACTGGAGAAGCCTCTAATGTTGATGATGACCTTTGGCTTTCTTCAAGGGTGTACTATAAACCCATTATTGAATGCTGTGGAGGCACAGAGCTAGCGTCATCTTACATTATGGGAAATCTTCTTCAACCACAAGCTTTTGGAGCATTTAGCTCTGCAACAATGTCCACAGGTTTTGTCATCTTAGATGAAGATGGGCGCCCTTAT CCAGATGATCAAGCTTGTGTTGGTGAAGTTGGCTTGTTTCCTACCTCTATGGGAGCTAGTGATAGATTGCTGAATGTTGATCATGAGAAAGTGTACTTCAAGGGAATGCCAATATACAAAGATATG CAACTAAGGAGACATGGTGATATCCTAAAGCGAACTGTTGGAGGTTATATTGTTGTTCATGGCAGAGCCGATGACACCATGAATCTTGGAGGTATAAAG ACAAGTTCGATAGAAATTGAGCGTGTATGTGATCGGGCTGATGAGAGTGTCCTGGAAACTGCTGCAGTCAGTGCTGCCCCGCCAAATGGTGGCCCAGAACAGCTAGCTATATTTGTGGTTCTCAAGGAGGGGATAATTATTTCATCAGACACACTGAAGAAAAGATTCTCAAGAGCCATTCAAAGCAATCTTAATCCTTTATTCAAG GTGAGCTCCGTGAAGATAGTTCCAATGTTCCCTCGAACAGCTTCAAATAAGTTGTTGAGGAGAGTTCTTAGGGACCAGTGGAAGCAAGATCTTCAGAGACAAAGTAAACTTTAG
- the LOC132604634 gene encoding serine/arginine-rich SC35-like splicing factor SCL30A: MRGRSYSPSPPRGYGRRGRSPSPRGGRYGGGGGRSRDDPTTLLVRNLRHDCRPEDLKKPFGQIGPVKDIYLPRDYYTREPRGFGFIQYLDPADAAEAKYQMDGQVFQGRQLTVVFAEENRKKPQEMRARERGSGRGSRNYDRRGTPPRYHNSPRYSRSPPPRGRDYYSPPKRRQYSRSVSPEEKRYSRERSYSPRGGQGRSYSQSPPREQSPPNGSRSRSQSPVREHSPPYNGPRSPVGARSPVRARSPVRSHSRRRSPSHSRSPDAVHYSRNPDRDVSPRH, encoded by the exons ATGAGGGGAAGAAGTTACAGCCCATCACCCCCAAGGGGTTATGGAAGGAGAGGAAGGAGCCCAAGCCCCAGGGGGGGTCGctatggtggtggtggtggtcgTAGCAGAGATGATCCAACTACTCTATTAGTGCGCAATCTTCGCCATGACTGTCG GCCAGAAGACCTCAAAAAACCATTTGGGCAAATTGGTCCTGTCAAAGATATTTACTTGCCGAGAGACTATTACACTCG TGAACCACGTGGCTTTGGATTTATCCAATATCTGGATCCTGCTGATGCAGCAGAAGCTAAGTATCAGATGGATGGTCAGGTTTTCCAAGGTCGGCAACTTACGGTAGTTTTTGCTGAGGAGAACAGGAAAAAGCCCCAAGAAATGAGAGCTAGGGAGCGTGGAAG TGGTAGGGGTAGCCGCAATTATGATCGAAGAGGTACTCCCCCTAGGTACCATAACTCTCCTCGGTATTCACGATCTCCACCTCCCCGCGGCCGTGATTACTACTCTCCACCTAAGAGAAGGCAATACTCAAG GTCTGTTTCGCCTGAAGAGAAAAGATACAGTCGTGAGAGATCATATTCTCCTCGTGGGGGTCAGGGGAGGTCATACTCACAATCCCCTCCAAGGGAGCAATCTCCACCCAATGGGTCAAGAAGCCGCAGTCAAAGTCCAGTCAGGGAGCATTCTCCACCATATAATGGGCCAAGGAGTCCAGTTGGGGCAAGATCTCCGGTGAGAGCACGTTCTCCAGTTAGGAGTCACAGCAGGAGGCGGAGCCCTAGCCATAGCAGGAGCCCTGATGCTGTTCATTATTCCAGGAATCCTGACCGCGACGTGTCCCCGAGGCACTGA